One Rhodospirillaceae bacterium genomic region harbors:
- a CDS encoding leucyl aminopeptidase, giving the protein MVGPGDVSESPTPIEVVTEAGWSKWRTEAGDTPNKWVDSTQFFPRKSEICLVPDANGGLERVLVGVGQDLDVWTLAELPGRLPTGNYVVSSEPGSVSSLGGLAMGWALGAYQFDQYKTTKRRPGLLVVPDPEELQQAQILAGAVWLVRDLINTPANDLGPEGLAAVADEVAVVGDATVTHISGKSLLDEGYPTIHTVGRASQQDPRLIDLKWGSPEAPKVTLVGKGVCFDSGGLDLKPSDNMLLMKKDMGGAAHVLALAKAVMQLNLNIRLRVLIPAVENSVSGSSFRPGDVIKTRSGKTVEVGNTDAEGRLILCDALTEACEESPELLIDVATLTGAARVALGTEIAAMFTNNDSLADELSVHSICQQDPLWRMPLWGGYLDDLESKIADYSNVPNHRYGGAISAGLFLQEFVSNVEGWAHFDIMGWNRKDRPGRPLGGEAFAVRALVALLLRRYG; this is encoded by the coding sequence ATAGTTGGGCCAGGCGATGTTTCGGAATCGCCTACTCCAATTGAGGTTGTAACAGAGGCTGGATGGTCAAAGTGGAGGACCGAGGCCGGAGATACTCCAAATAAGTGGGTGGATAGCACTCAATTTTTTCCGAGGAAATCTGAGATTTGCCTGGTGCCAGACGCGAACGGTGGCTTGGAACGGGTGTTGGTGGGGGTGGGACAAGATCTTGATGTCTGGACCCTGGCGGAGTTGCCTGGTCGGCTGCCAACGGGAAATTACGTCGTCTCTTCGGAACCCGGATCCGTAAGTTCGCTAGGCGGCTTGGCAATGGGCTGGGCTCTTGGGGCATACCAATTTGATCAATATAAGACCACGAAAAGACGGCCGGGTTTGCTTGTGGTTCCAGATCCTGAGGAGTTGCAACAGGCCCAGATCCTAGCGGGGGCAGTCTGGCTCGTTAGAGATCTTATAAATACTCCTGCTAACGATTTGGGTCCTGAGGGGCTGGCGGCGGTGGCGGATGAGGTGGCGGTCGTTGGAGATGCTACTGTGACCCACATCTCGGGTAAAAGCCTCTTGGATGAGGGGTACCCCACTATTCACACCGTGGGTCGAGCAAGTCAGCAGGACCCCCGACTTATTGATCTTAAATGGGGTTCACCAGAGGCACCAAAGGTTACCCTTGTTGGGAAGGGCGTATGCTTTGACAGTGGCGGTTTAGATCTAAAACCGTCTGATAATATGCTCTTAATGAAGAAGGATATGGGTGGTGCTGCCCATGTACTTGCACTGGCGAAAGCGGTAATGCAATTGAACCTAAATATCAGATTGCGTGTGCTAATCCCGGCGGTCGAAAATAGTGTTTCGGGGTCCTCTTTCCGACCTGGAGATGTAATAAAAACACGATCAGGTAAAACAGTAGAGGTTGGGAATACGGACGCCGAGGGTCGCTTGATTCTTTGTGACGCACTAACGGAGGCATGCGAAGAGTCCCCTGAATTGCTTATCGATGTTGCTACATTAACTGGGGCTGCTCGGGTTGCTTTAGGCACCGAAATTGCCGCAATGTTTACCAACAATGATTCCTTGGCAGACGAGCTGTCCGTGCATTCAATCTGTCAACAGGATCCGTTGTGGCGAATGCCATTATGGGGGGGATACCTGGATGATCTGGAAAGTAAGATAGCTGATTACAGTAATGTGCCTAACCATCGCTATGGTGGGGCAATAAGTGCTGGCTTGTTCTTGCAAGAATTTGTTTCAAATGTGGAGGGATGGGCTCATTTCGACATTATGGGATGGAATCGGAAGGATCGGCCAGGAAGGCCATTGGGGGGCGAGGCATTCGCTGTCCGGGCGCTGGTAGCATTGTTGCTGAGGAGATATGGTTAA
- a CDS encoding anti-sigma factor: MPDQQLDDEILAEFSAGNLPEMKAILVATHLTLCPDSRKAVEHFDAIGGSLLASSNGSDPGEGVKDRVLASLEENYGGEPSPTHDEETCELIPAPLRSKLGSSLGDLKWKKLGGKIKYIDIAQPGKNSAARLMTLPAGINMPTHTHEGTEMTVVLSGGFSDAFGRYSRGDVAVRGIHDVHKPKVDAGEDCLCFVVTDAPLRMKGLLGFFLNRLKLW; encoded by the coding sequence ATGCCTGACCAACAACTGGATGACGAGATTTTAGCTGAGTTTTCTGCAGGGAACTTGCCTGAAATGAAGGCTATTTTAGTTGCAACACACCTAACATTGTGCCCCGACAGCCGAAAGGCCGTCGAGCACTTCGACGCAATTGGGGGGTCTTTATTGGCCTCTAGTAATGGTAGTGATCCCGGCGAGGGCGTTAAGGATCGCGTTCTTGCAAGTTTGGAGGAAAACTATGGCGGAGAGCCCTCGCCAACGCACGATGAGGAGACCTGTGAGTTAATACCGGCTCCCTTAAGGAGCAAGCTTGGTTCCTCACTGGGCGACTTAAAATGGAAGAAACTAGGCGGAAAAATAAAGTACATAGACATTGCCCAGCCCGGGAAAAATAGTGCTGCGCGGTTAATGACCTTGCCGGCAGGGATCAATATGCCGACCCATACTCATGAGGGAACGGAAATGACAGTGGTTTTATCAGGGGGATTTTCTGATGCCTTCGGTAGATATAGTCGTGGGGATGTGGCTGTGCGGGGCATTCACGATGTGCACAAGCCAAAAGTGGACGCAGGAGAAGATTGTTTATGTTTTGTGGTTACTGATGCGCCCCTCCGCATGAAGGGCCTCCTTGGTTTTTTTCTTAACCGCCTAAAGCTGTGGTAA
- a CDS encoding RNA polymerase subunit sigma: MEINHSGNLDSQRALNPGKTQSGARLDASLVRAIAVDRNRDAFEELFDRYAPRVRFFAMKMGADGAAADEVVQEAMLAVWRKADTFDPSKASFSTWLYTVARNKRITMLRKTPAPALDPEDPAYEPSAEANQDEVIENSENQKRLQTAISQLPGDQARIVKMSFFEGKAHQEISGELNLPLGTVKSRSRLALAKLRKSVGGTLNA; this comes from the coding sequence ATGGAAATAAATCACTCAGGTAATTTAGACAGCCAAAGAGCTCTGAATCCCGGGAAAACCCAGTCGGGGGCTCGCCTGGATGCGAGTTTGGTGCGTGCCATTGCAGTAGATAGAAATAGAGATGCTTTTGAGGAATTGTTTGATCGGTATGCGCCACGGGTGCGCTTTTTTGCCATGAAAATGGGTGCTGACGGGGCTGCTGCTGATGAGGTTGTTCAAGAAGCTATGTTGGCGGTGTGGAGAAAGGCGGATACTTTTGATCCATCCAAGGCCAGTTTCTCGACTTGGCTATATACAGTGGCTAGGAACAAGAGAATAACCATGCTACGCAAAACGCCCGCTCCGGCCCTGGACCCAGAAGACCCAGCTTATGAGCCAAGTGCAGAGGCGAATCAGGACGAAGTCATAGAGAATTCTGAGAACCAAAAGCGTCTACAAACGGCTATATCACAATTACCTGGGGATCAAGCAAGGATCGTTAAGATGTCTTTTTTTGAGGGTAAGGCCCATCAAGAAATTTCTGGCGAGTTAAACTTGCCTTTGGGTACTGTTAAATCAAGATCCAGGCTTGCATTAGCAAAGCTTCGGAAATCTGTGGGAGGAACACTTAATGCCTGA
- a CDS encoding NAD/FAD-binding protein — protein MTLPILAPSACVLRHSCHKVQWPYPQLGFVVDGSVPLGRLDIAVVGSGISGLTAALILSKNHKITLYEKEARPGGHSNTIQIIEEDRSVPVDTGFIVYNEENYPNFTQLLQYLNVKSQTTSMSFSYSLSDRGMEYCSNGLNGLFGQRKNLLNPDAWQLLRGLLRFYKEARSITVSTHPDLTVGEFLKEGGYSKSFADLHLIPMISAIWSTSSQSTQRIPISSIVRFFDNHGLLQFRNRPRWKTVCKGSSVYVWRLLNEASVRLQLGQEISTISRTNNGVTVRNMHGATKNHDAVVLATHADQALRLLNAPTPSETQILGKFLYQKNTVVVHNDDSLMPSLKKLWSSWNVQSNSRSLDRMTVTYWMNKLQALDCQKDYFVSLNPYDISCSRTIYREFSYSHPILDSQMLSAQQDLRLIQGKRNTWFCGSYFGYGFHEDALVSAIQVAEALGSMRPWGKSNTDLPYSSTSTAVKSRAVDA, from the coding sequence ATAACTCTTCCGATCCTGGCTCCCTCTGCCTGCGTACTTAGGCACTCTTGCCATAAAGTTCAATGGCCATACCCTCAGTTAGGATTTGTTGTGGACGGCTCCGTACCCCTAGGAAGATTAGATATAGCAGTTGTCGGATCAGGCATATCCGGATTAACAGCTGCATTGATTTTGTCGAAAAACCATAAGATTACCCTCTATGAAAAAGAGGCCCGCCCCGGTGGCCACAGCAACACTATCCAGATTATTGAAGAAGACCGTTCGGTCCCCGTTGACACGGGCTTCATCGTCTACAACGAGGAAAATTATCCGAATTTTACTCAGCTATTACAGTATCTGAATGTCAAGTCTCAGACGACGTCCATGTCATTCTCCTACAGCCTGTCGGATAGAGGCATGGAGTACTGTAGCAACGGCCTTAACGGACTATTCGGACAACGCAAAAACCTGCTAAACCCTGACGCTTGGCAGCTATTGAGAGGACTCCTGAGGTTCTACAAAGAGGCTCGCTCCATCACAGTGAGCACACATCCAGATTTGACTGTGGGTGAGTTTCTCAAAGAAGGCGGGTATTCTAAATCCTTTGCCGACCTTCATCTCATTCCCATGATTTCTGCGATTTGGTCAACCTCAAGTCAAAGCACCCAACGAATACCGATTTCCTCAATCGTTCGTTTTTTTGACAACCATGGGCTCCTCCAGTTCCGAAATCGTCCCCGGTGGAAAACCGTCTGCAAGGGCAGCAGCGTCTATGTCTGGCGCCTGCTTAACGAAGCATCTGTAAGATTACAATTGGGCCAGGAGATTTCAACAATATCGCGAACCAATAATGGCGTTACTGTTAGGAATATGCACGGCGCCACAAAAAATCACGACGCCGTTGTTCTGGCTACCCACGCTGACCAAGCCTTGCGGCTACTAAACGCCCCCACACCTTCAGAAACACAAATATTAGGGAAATTTCTCTACCAGAAGAACACAGTGGTGGTGCATAACGATGACAGCTTAATGCCCTCACTTAAGAAATTATGGTCCTCGTGGAATGTGCAGAGTAACAGCCGATCGCTAGACAGGATGACCGTGACCTACTGGATGAACAAGTTGCAAGCCCTCGATTGCCAGAAAGATTATTTTGTTAGCTTAAACCCTTATGATATTTCTTGTTCTAGAACGATTTATCGAGAATTTTCTTATAGCCACCCCATACTGGATAGTCAGATGCTTTCAGCACAACAAGACTTGAGACTAATTCAAGGAAAGAGAAATACCTGGTTCTGCGGCAGCTACTTCGGCTACGGGTTCCACGAAGATGCGCTAGTCTCAGCCATTCAAGTTGCAGAAGCACTCGGATCCATGCGGCCTTGGGGAAAATCAAACACAGACCTTCCATATAGCTCTACCTCCACCGCCGTAAAATCGAGGGCGGTTGATGCCTAA
- a CDS encoding DUF1365 domain-containing protein: MPKSALYHCEVVHKRLYPKRHSFKYTTAMLLLDLDDLERTSAQHRFFSYNQWNIFSFFDRDHGPSDGTPLRLWAENLMREKGINCCSGEGTLLLLTLPRMYGYVFNPLSIYYYFDSKEKLTAVIYQVTNTFGGRHCYVIPIDHHQKSGTLYTHSAEKQLFVSPFISMSATYDFYIRTPSKNIQLAIHEFENAKHVLTATLSGKEESLNNETIIAAAIRYPLLTFKVIGAIHWNALLLWLKRVPLFHYPSSEN, from the coding sequence ATGCCTAAGTCGGCCCTGTATCACTGCGAAGTAGTGCACAAGAGACTGTACCCGAAACGCCACAGCTTCAAATACACGACAGCTATGCTACTCCTAGACCTTGATGACCTTGAGCGTACATCCGCGCAACATCGATTTTTCTCTTATAATCAATGGAATATATTCTCTTTTTTTGATCGCGATCATGGGCCCAGTGATGGCACCCCACTTCGACTCTGGGCAGAGAATCTAATGCGCGAAAAAGGGATAAACTGTTGTTCTGGGGAGGGAACTTTACTGCTACTCACCCTTCCCAGGATGTACGGCTATGTTTTTAATCCCCTCAGTATTTATTATTACTTTGATAGCAAGGAAAAACTTACCGCTGTGATTTATCAGGTGACTAATACTTTTGGCGGCCGCCATTGTTACGTGATTCCTATTGACCACCACCAGAAATCAGGAACGCTTTATACACACAGCGCAGAAAAACAGCTATTCGTGTCACCATTTATCAGTATGTCCGCAACCTATGATTTTTATATCAGGACACCCAGCAAAAATATTCAGCTTGCAATCCATGAATTCGAGAATGCTAAGCATGTTTTAACGGCAACTCTAAGTGGAAAAGAGGAATCCCTAAACAACGAAACTATAATTGCGGCAGCTATTCGCTATCCATTATTAACATTCAAGGTTATCGGGGCCATACATTGGAATGCCTTATTGCTCTGGTTAAAACGAGTTCCCCTTTTCCATTATCCTAGCTCTGAGAATTAG